In Acipenser ruthenus chromosome 33, fAciRut3.2 maternal haplotype, whole genome shotgun sequence, the sequence TCGCAACACAGGAAAAAAGTCAGTATGCGTCattctttgtgtttttgttttctccctaTTGTAGACCCCTTTGCTGATGCAACTAAGGGTGATGATCTGCTCCCGGCTGGGACTGAGGACTATATCCACATAAGAATTCAGCAGAGAAACGGCAGGAAGACTCTCACCACTGTCCAGGGAATTGCGGAAGAGTATGATAAAAAGAAACTAGTCAAAGCTTTCAAGAAGGTAAATCCAGGTTACCAGTGATTTTCAGTTCTGATTGTACAATAGttaatttttttgtgaagaattcaCATTCAACATTTTGGATGTTATACAAGGCATCAATCTGGTTAAGTATAGTTGCCACGGACTTCAAATTATGTTTTTCTTCTTAAATAGAAATTTGCCTGCAATGGGACTGTGATTGAACGTCCTGAGTATGGAGAAGTGATTCAGCTCCAAGGTGACCAGCGCAAGAATATCTGCCAGTTCCTTACTGAGGTATGGAATACTTTCTAAAATATTTTCGTTCTAAAGTAGAATATACATTGGTTGGTGAACATAAAGCACACATTAAGGCAATTAAATACTGCATTTGTCTTTCCAGTCCAAGACCTGTTACGTGTTTTGTTTACTGCCTCAAGGCTTCTGTAATTAGTTTGGTCCAGAGCCAGATTATCCACGGCATGAGCGTCTGGATTTATTCATGCTGGTGTTATTTGGGATTGGTTTTAATAACCTGTACTTTATTGCAATGGTGTGTAATcagccttgtttgtttttttttgtttttgttttttttggcagatCGGCTTGGCTAAGGAGGAGCAGTTGAAGGTTCATGGATTCTAGTGATGCCCAGATCCCAATAAAGCTAGATGTTTGTTACAGCCCTTGCAGCTTCCATTAAATAATGACAGCTTCTGATTAAGACTCTTAACATTTTCCAGGCATTGGAATATGGGACGATTCAATGCAATTAAGGACACTGGCAGGTAGCTTATAATGTGATCAGTGTACAATGCCAAGTGGCGGCAAGAGGAACCACTCTGGGAATGAAACGCTGGCTTTTTGGTTTTGTAAATTTTTCGTGatcttttaaatgtgctttaaaaagCACTAGTCCATGTTTAAGTTTTTGTACAATGTTTCAAAATAAAACCTGCAGACATAACTTTGTGTTGGTGGCTATTTTTGGGAGTGGGGTTGCTTTTTTATGGGTTGTGGCTGTTTACACTTTGCAAGGTGGTTTGCATGCTCAGTGAATTTTTTATGTAACTATAGAACAATTACTTCCTAAATGCATACAATCAATATCTCATTGTCCAGTATTGATAATACAGCAACCTAGGTTCATCACATAAATGGGGATGCTGAAGAGAATTCCAGATTTCAATCTTATCAATGCCACCCTGCAGTGTTTCAAGTTCAAAGAGTGGCTTTGAAGTTTCCACAATTATCTGGACAGAATATATTCCACTCTTTCAGATTTAGATAGTAGTACCCTGCTTAATAAGATCCATGGCCAGCCTCTAACAAGCAGTAGTGTCAAGGGTTACTTGTGCAACTGCTGAAGTGATTTTGTGACTCTTGGATGGTGCATTAATAGAcatttcttgtttactgttgGCA encodes:
- the LOC117433352 gene encoding eukaryotic translation initiation factor 1b-like, with the protein product MSAIQNLQTFDPFADATKGDDLLPAGTEDYIHIRIQQRNGRKTLTTVQGIAEEYDKKKLVKAFKKKFACNGTVIERPEYGEVIQLQGDQRKNICQFLTEIGLAKEEQLKVHGF